The Clostridioides sp. ES-S-0010-02 genome window below encodes:
- a CDS encoding DUF3795 domain-containing protein: MKMPKEPIETIMFAPCGMNCMVCYKHCYHKKPCAGCLNSDIGKPEHCHKCKIKDCVHEKGISYCYECNEYPCKLIKNFEKSYNTRYRASLVANSLFVKENGLNAFMVQQKETFMCPICDGIISIHDLECSECQWGVK, encoded by the coding sequence ATGAAAATGCCGAAAGAACCGATAGAGACGATTATGTTTGCTCCTTGTGGAATGAACTGTATGGTTTGCTATAAGCATTGCTATCATAAAAAACCATGTGCAGGTTGCTTGAACAGCGATATTGGAAAACCCGAACACTGTCATAAGTGCAAAATTAAAGACTGTGTTCATGAAAAAGGTATTTCATATTGTTATGAGTGTAACGAGTACCCATGTAAGCTGATTAAAAACTTTGAAAAAAGTTACAATACTAGATATCGTGCAAGTCTTGTAGCGAATAGCCTGTTTGTAAAAGAAAATGGTTTGAATGCCTTTATGGTGCAACAAAAAGAAACATTTATGTGTCCTATCTGTGATGGAATAATTTCTATTCATGACCTTGAATGTAGCGAATGCCAATGGGGAGTAAAATGA
- a CDS encoding conjugal transfer protein, translated as MKKIKSYTGIWNVEKVIYAINDFQLPFPVTFTQMTWFVLILFIIILFGNLPPLAMIEGAFLKYFGIPVFITWFMSQKTFDGKKPYGFLKSIILYSFRAKITYAGKSIKFKSKIIDENITIVRSELYVPNQIYRK; from the coding sequence TTGAAAAAAATTAAGTCATATACAGGTATTTGGAATGTAGAGAAAGTTATTTATGCAATAAATGATTTTCAACTGCCATTTCCAGTTACTTTTACACAAATGACATGGTTTGTATTAATACTTTTTATAATTATATTATTTGGTAATTTACCCCCATTAGCTATGATAGAAGGAGCATTTCTAAAATACTTTGGAATACCAGTTTTTATAACTTGGTTTATGTCTCAAAAGACTTTTGATGGAAAGAAACCTTATGGATTTTTAAAGTCAATAATCTTATATTCATTTAGAGCTAAAATAACATATGCAGGAAAAAGTATTAAATTTAAAAGTAAAATTATTGATGAAAATATAACTATAGTAAGGAGTGAGTTATATGTTCCCAATCAAATCTATAGAAAATAA
- a CDS encoding recombinase family protein has translation MVITKSISCFARNTLDTLKYVRMLKEKNIAVYFEDEKINTLTMDGELLLVVLSSVAQQEVENISANVKKGLKMKMSRGELVGFQGCLEYDYNVEDKSITINKEEAEIVRYIFNRYIEGAGGRLIGNELEQLWYKTKRGSSTWHESTILGIIKNEKYKGDVLLGKTFTLDPISKCRLENYGEEDQFYLREHHEPIVSEEVFDKAQAIRLKRSIPRGSHETEGFKRQKYSRKYSFSCMIECAFCGGTFTRRCWHSGTNHSKVVW, from the coding sequence GTGGTTATTACTAAATCAATATCATGTTTTGCTAGAAATACATTAGATACTTTAAAATATGTTCGTATGCTTAAAGAAAAAAATATAGCTGTTTATTTTGAAGATGAAAAAATAAACACTTTAACAATGGATGGTGAACTATTATTAGTAGTGTTAAGTTCTGTAGCACAACAAGAAGTTGAAAATATCTCTGCAAATGTAAAAAAAGGACTGAAGATGAAAATGAGTAGAGGCGAGCTTGTTGGTTTTCAGGGATGCTTAGAATATGATTATAATGTAGAGGACAAAAGCATAACTATTAATAAAGAAGAAGCAGAAATAGTTCGATATATATTTAATAGATATATCGAAGGTGCTGGAGGAAGGCTAATTGGTAATGAATTAGAACAATTATGGTATAAAACTAAACGAGGAAGTTCTACATGGCATGAATCTACTATACTAGGTATAATAAAAAATGAAAAGTATAAAGGGGATGTACTTTTAGGAAAAACATTTACTTTAGATCCTATATCAAAATGCAGGTTAGAAAATTATGGAGAAGAAGATCAATTTTATCTAAGAGAGCATCATGAGCCCATAGTGAGTGAAGAAGTTTTTGATAAAGCTCAGGCTATAAGATTAAAAAGAAGTATTCCAAGAGGGTCACATGAAACAGAAGGATTTAAACGTCAGAAGTATAGTAGAAAATATTCATTTAGTTGTATGATAGAGTGTGCATTTTGTGGAGGAACATTTACAAGAAGATGTTGGCATAGTGGAACTAATCATTCTAAAGTAGTATGGTAA
- a CDS encoding helix-turn-helix transcriptional regulator produces MQIKKEEIEKKIAEVATNEFLKKGYENSSMRTIAKKAHTSIGNMYHYYPNKEELLKFIIMPTINVVEENLSKHVCLEENKVITKESALLYLDDLDNFLEKSGFKYFLNKNMIILLKLESTDLVVYKERIINNLCNHLKWHLNIADFHYSKMIINMLIDCIKYILIEYDDSYEVYSQFSKIFRILCTGLIGQI; encoded by the coding sequence ATGCAAATAAAAAAAGAAGAAATAGAAAAGAAAATTGCAGAAGTTGCAACAAACGAATTTTTAAAAAAAGGTTATGAAAATTCTTCTATGAGAACTATAGCGAAAAAAGCTCATACGTCTATTGGAAATATGTATCATTATTATCCTAATAAGGAAGAACTTTTAAAATTTATAATAATGCCAACAATTAATGTAGTTGAGGAAAATCTATCAAAGCACGTTTGTTTAGAAGAAAATAAAGTGATAACAAAGGAATCGGCTTTACTATATCTAGATGATTTAGATAACTTTTTAGAAAAAAGTGGATTTAAATATTTTCTAAATAAAAATATGATTATTCTTCTTAAGCTAGAAAGTACTGATTTAGTAGTTTACAAAGAAAGAATTATTAATAATTTATGTAATCATCTAAAATGGCATTTAAATATAGCTGATTTTCATTACTCTAAAATGATAATTAATATGTTAATAGATTGTATTAAATATATACTTATTGAGTATGATGATTCATATGAAGTATACTCACAATTTTCTAAAATATTCCGAATACTTTGTACGGGATTAATTGGACAAATATAA
- a CDS encoding alpha/beta fold hydrolase, with protein MQYYKNQTEWKLVQSFLPLNNQLREKNLPNEYFIKWEEINIHIDHYKVDNHKGTIIMFHGVGGNGRLLSSLSLPLVEAGYEVICPDLPLYGNTEILSVSKITYDTWVNCGTFLVNYFQDKGKKISLFGLSAGGFLAYQVACNCKNIYALMASCFLDQRIPIIIEQTAISPFIGKVSKKYLPIANKLFPNFKIPIKLVGNMKKIVNNKDLAEILIKDKKSSGSKVTISFLYGMLNPSVNIEPEKFNYCPVLLVHPENDCWTDVSLSKLFFDRLIGNKKITMLEGAGHFPIEENGLNKMSSTCIMFLEQCYEITNL; from the coding sequence ATGCAATATTATAAAAATCAAACAGAATGGAAATTAGTACAATCCTTTTTACCTTTAAATAATCAGTTAAGAGAAAAAAATTTACCTAATGAATATTTTATAAAATGGGAAGAAATAAATATTCACATTGACCATTATAAAGTTGATAATCACAAGGGTACTATCATTATGTTTCATGGGGTTGGTGGGAATGGACGATTACTTTCAAGTTTGTCTCTACCTTTAGTAGAAGCAGGATATGAAGTCATTTGCCCAGATTTGCCACTTTATGGGAATACAGAAATATTAAGTGTTTCTAAAATCACTTATGATACATGGGTTAACTGTGGAACTTTTTTGGTTAACTACTTTCAAGATAAAGGTAAAAAAATATCATTATTTGGACTAAGTGCAGGTGGATTTTTAGCATATCAAGTGGCATGTAATTGTAAAAATATCTATGCATTAATGGCTTCTTGTTTTTTAGACCAACGTATTCCAATAATAATTGAACAAACAGCTATTTCACCATTCATAGGAAAAGTAAGTAAAAAATACCTACCTATAGCAAATAAGTTATTTCCTAATTTCAAGATACCTATTAAACTAGTGGGAAATATGAAAAAAATTGTAAATAATAAGGATTTAGCAGAAATTCTTATTAAGGATAAAAAATCTTCTGGGAGCAAAGTAACAATATCTTTTTTATATGGGATGCTGAACCCTTCTGTTAATATAGAGCCAGAAAAATTTAATTATTGTCCAGTGTTATTAGTTCATCCTGAAAATGATTGTTGGACAGATGTATCATTAAGTAAACTGTTTTTTGACCGATTAATAGGTAATAAAAAGATTACGATGCTTGAAGGTGCAGGGCATTTTCCAATAGAAGAAAATGGATTGAATAAAATGAGTAGTACTTGTATTATGTTTTTGGAACAATGTTATGAAATAACAAATTTATAG
- a CDS encoding diguanylate cyclase, producing the protein MENNTIQEQLCDLSKKIWHIYILNPDEDGLQFIMSLLDDNFTLFGTGKHEFYTSLENFIINLEKDQIESEEINFKIIDEWYSCTKVTNETFIVYGTLWVIEEEYLERDIYVEMDTRFTMVYKVIDGKITLLHIHHSIPNFDQVKDEYYPKTITEKAKEALAMANEFKLKSEKDLMTGLYNRHFFEVHIKEMLETTSCGYFYIFDLDNFKQINDIFGHIRGDEILIQFANVLTKVFTNNAIIGRLGGDEFAVFEYINQSKEDVENKAKKVAKLCSDINSCSIGISKLESNLDTFQSLYKQSDYALYYTKRNNKGKFSWF; encoded by the coding sequence ATGGAAAATAATACAATACAAGAACAATTATGTGATTTATCAAAGAAAATCTGGCACATTTATATTTTAAATCCAGACGAGGATGGCTTACAATTTATCATGTCTTTATTAGATGATAATTTTACATTGTTTGGAACAGGAAAACATGAATTCTATACATCATTAGAGAACTTCATTATAAATCTTGAAAAAGACCAAATAGAATCAGAAGAAATAAATTTTAAAATTATAGATGAGTGGTACTCATGTACTAAAGTTACAAATGAAACTTTTATAGTATATGGAACTCTATGGGTAATAGAAGAAGAGTACTTAGAAAGAGACATCTATGTAGAAATGGATACTCGATTTACTATGGTATATAAAGTTATAGATGGTAAAATCACACTGCTCCATATACACCATTCTATTCCAAACTTTGATCAGGTAAAAGATGAATACTATCCTAAAACAATAACTGAAAAAGCAAAAGAAGCTCTAGCTATGGCTAATGAATTTAAGTTGAAATCAGAAAAAGACCTTATGACTGGATTATATAATCGTCATTTTTTTGAAGTACATATAAAAGAAATGCTAGAAACTACTTCATGTGGGTATTTTTATATTTTTGATTTAGATAATTTTAAACAAATAAATGATATATTTGGTCATATTAGAGGAGATGAAATATTAATACAATTTGCTAATGTTTTGACTAAAGTGTTTACCAATAATGCTATTATTGGAAGACTTGGAGGAGATGAATTTGCTGTATTTGAATATATCAATCAGTCTAAGGAAGATGTTGAAAATAAAGCAAAAAAAGTTGCAAAGTTATGTTCTGATATCAATTCTTGCTCTATAGGCATATCAAAACTAGAAAGCAACTTAGATACGTTTCAATCTTTATATAAACAATCTGATTATGCTCTATATTATACAAAAAGAAACAACAAAGGAAAATTTAGTTGGTTTTAA
- a CDS encoding ATP-binding cassette domain-containing protein, with amino-acid sequence MSIIELNELTKSYRRFEKEPGFMGSIKSLFNRKYTEKTAISSLNLKIEEGEFVGLIGKNGAGKTTLVKIMTGIIAPSSGKISVMGYYPNKLENNFKKQYAVVMGQKSQLFFELTPADTFLLFKELYDISDEEYKKNLDYFIELFEVSDYLNVQVRTLSLGERMKMELIVALLHNPKILFLDEPTIGLDAVAQKQIRYFLKEVNKKKGTTIMLTSHYMEDIKSLCSRSIVIENSHKIYDGSTDELFNHFQKYKKITVSFTDETKILFPKDYKIIEQTKHKTSVIVPKENGNETVKWIFDKYDVEDVTIEEEDIGNVVERIYKEGCEEYYEQL; translated from the coding sequence ATGAGTATTATTGAGCTTAATGAACTGACTAAATCTTATAGGAGATTTGAGAAAGAACCAGGATTTATGGGAAGCATAAAATCTTTATTTAATAGAAAATATACAGAAAAAACAGCTATATCATCCCTTAATTTAAAAATAGAGGAAGGAGAATTTGTTGGATTAATAGGTAAAAATGGAGCTGGAAAAACAACTCTTGTCAAAATAATGACTGGAATTATTGCTCCATCTTCTGGAAAAATTTCTGTCATGGGTTATTATCCAAATAAGTTAGAAAATAACTTTAAAAAACAATATGCTGTTGTTATGGGGCAAAAAAGTCAGCTATTTTTTGAATTGACGCCAGCAGATACATTTCTTTTATTTAAAGAGTTATATGATATATCTGATGAAGAGTATAAAAAGAATTTGGATTATTTTATAGAGTTGTTTGAAGTATCTGATTATCTAAATGTTCAAGTTAGAACACTTTCTTTAGGAGAAAGAATGAAAATGGAGCTTATTGTAGCACTTCTTCATAATCCTAAAATTTTATTTTTAGATGAACCAACAATAGGTCTAGATGCAGTGGCACAAAAACAAATTAGGTATTTTCTGAAAGAAGTAAATAAGAAAAAAGGTACTACAATAATGCTTACCTCTCATTATATGGAGGATATAAAGAGCCTTTGTAGTCGAAGTATTGTCATAGAAAATAGTCATAAAATATATGATGGCTCTACAGATGAATTATTTAATCATTTTCAAAAATATAAGAAAATAACAGTTAGCTTCACTGATGAAACTAAAATTTTATTTCCAAAAGACTATAAGATTATTGAGCAAACAAAACATAAAACATCAGTAATTGTACCAAAAGAAAACGGTAATGAAACTGTTAAATGGATTTTTGATAAGTATGATGTTGAGGATGTAACAATTGAAGAAGAAGATATAGGGAATGTTGTAGAACGAATATACAAAGAAGGATGTGAAGAGTATTATGAACAACTATAA
- a CDS encoding ABC-2 family transporter protein, whose translation MNNYNEAYSRQSLFYRFKQNIRKYYEIAKINFKVQLIWRFDVVVNMMFTIIKILFAYILWKAIFGENDIVSGFTFNSMLSYYIISSFLSGIDMSRSTSEEICNRVKLGTFSKYMIIPIGAQNYFFAKNFGMTFFYLVFNMISAFVWIFIFKIDFAFTSNPIQILISILMIFLGLIFMMQLHFFIGILSFKFLEIGFFRMIIDNITEFVTGTMIPLVLLPEVVVNVMKLFPFYYTTYLPSMLLIGRNSNDAVQGLIIIALWVLFFFIVNKIVYKKIRTLFDGVGI comes from the coding sequence ATGAACAACTATAATGAAGCATATTCAAGACAATCATTGTTTTATAGATTTAAACAAAATATAAGAAAGTACTATGAAATAGCTAAAATTAATTTCAAAGTACAACTTATTTGGAGGTTTGATGTAGTAGTTAACATGATGTTTACTATTATAAAAATTTTATTTGCTTATATTTTGTGGAAGGCAATTTTTGGTGAAAATGACATAGTTTCTGGCTTTACATTTAATTCAATGTTGTCTTATTATATAATAAGTTCATTTTTATCAGGTATTGATATGTCAAGAAGTACAAGTGAGGAGATATGCAATCGTGTAAAGTTGGGTACATTTTCAAAATACATGATTATTCCGATTGGTGCACAAAATTATTTTTTTGCTAAAAATTTTGGAATGACCTTTTTTTACTTAGTATTTAATATGATTTCTGCTTTTGTATGGATTTTTATATTTAAAATAGATTTTGCTTTTACATCAAATCCAATACAAATTTTAATTTCAATTTTGATGATTTTCTTAGGGCTTATTTTTATGATGCAGCTTCATTTCTTTATTGGAATTTTATCATTTAAATTTCTAGAGATTGGTTTTTTTAGAATGATAATCGATAATATAACTGAATTTGTTACAGGAACAATGATACCGCTTGTTCTTTTGCCAGAAGTTGTAGTAAATGTTATGAAATTGTTTCCATTTTATTACACAACCTATTTACCATCTATGTTATTAATAGGTAGAAATAGTAATGATGCAGTACAAGGACTGATTATTATAGCATTATGGGTTTTATTCTTCTTTATAGTAAATAAAATTGTCTATAAGAAGATAAGAACACTATTTGATGGGGTGGGGATATAA
- a CDS encoding ABC-2 family transporter protein → MKKKFKIIFMLLKMKLSKMMVFRFDFFGAFFVDSSLFILQLLMFNGIYSHVDSIGGWQRGEMIIFIGTFSLINAINMTIFCFGIYDIPRKIQEGELDYYITKPIDPLFRLTFENINIGSSPLILASILIVVYGVSGLNSEITFAMVLAYTCMVLLMTLLFYDVCIIFRTIPFFVISSSAIMRLEDNLLPMNMKIPGVIYEGIFKLLFYLILPYGIMSTIPTQILSGTLTIKGLIYSISIVFVFTVFMWRFWKLGLKHYKSASS, encoded by the coding sequence ATGAAAAAAAAATTTAAAATAATATTTATGTTACTAAAAATGAAATTATCAAAAATGATGGTGTTTAGATTTGATTTTTTTGGAGCATTTTTTGTAGATAGTTCATTATTTATATTACAATTGTTAATGTTTAATGGCATTTACTCTCATGTAGATTCAATAGGAGGTTGGCAGCGTGGAGAGATGATAATATTTATAGGAACTTTTTCATTAATAAATGCTATAAATATGACCATTTTCTGTTTTGGAATTTATGATATTCCACGCAAAATTCAAGAAGGAGAATTAGATTATTATATTACAAAGCCAATAGACCCATTGTTTAGATTGACATTTGAGAATATTAATATCGGTTCATCACCTTTAATTTTGGCAAGTATACTTATAGTTGTATATGGAGTATCTGGATTAAATTCAGAAATAACTTTTGCTATGGTACTGGCATATACATGTATGGTGTTATTGATGACATTGCTTTTTTATGATGTGTGTATTATATTTCGGACAATTCCATTTTTTGTTATATCATCCTCTGCTATAATGAGATTGGAAGATAATTTACTACCAATGAATATGAAAATTCCAGGTGTAATTTATGAAGGTATTTTTAAGCTACTATTTTATTTGATTTTACCATATGGAATTATGTCAACAATCCCAACTCAAATTTTGTCTGGGACATTAACAATAAAAGGATTAATCTACTCAATTAGTATTGTATTTGTATTTACAGTATTTATGTGGAGGTTTTGGAAATTAGGACTGAAACATTATAAAAGTGCAAGTAGTTAA
- a CDS encoding CDP-alcohol phosphatidyltransferase family protein — translation MKNIANIITILRIILSIALLKIEMFSSLFFTVYIMCGVSDFLDGYIARKMNIESKLGSRLDSMADICLVISMFIIMLPVINISKYIVLWILTIVLVRITSIIIVIRKYNTFAILHTYGNKLSGFMLFCLPLVYNIMNTNLLASIVCVVASISATEEVIIHILSKELKIDISSIIEVLIS, via the coding sequence ATGAAAAATATAGCAAATATTATTACTATACTTAGAATCATTTTATCAATAGCTTTGCTCAAAATAGAGATGTTTTCTTCTTTATTTTTTACAGTCTATATTATGTGTGGAGTAAGTGATTTTCTTGATGGATATATAGCTAGAAAAATGAATATAGAAAGTAAGCTTGGCTCAAGGCTTGATAGTATGGCTGATATATGTTTAGTAATATCAATGTTTATTATTATGCTTCCAGTGATAAATATTTCAAAATATATAGTATTATGGATATTAACAATTGTCCTTGTTCGAATTACATCAATAATTATAGTGATTCGTAAATACAACACATTTGCTATATTACATACATATGGAAATAAATTATCTGGTTTTATGTTATTCTGTTTACCTTTAGTTTATAATATTATGAATACAAATTTACTTGCAAGTATAGTTTGTGTTGTAGCAAGTATCTCAGCCACTGAAGAAGTAATAATACATATATTATCTAAAGAGTTAAAAATAGATATTAGTAGTATTATAGAAGTACTTATTTCATAA
- a CDS encoding TetR/AcrR family transcriptional regulator → MARKSALEGGKREEILDSAIQLFLKYGYEIISVSMILNKVNGEVGMFYHYFSSKQELFYKSLEHFTILQIS, encoded by the coding sequence ATGGCAAGAAAATCTGCTTTAGAAGGAGGAAAAAGAGAAGAAATACTAGATTCTGCTATTCAATTATTTTTAAAGTATGGGTATGAAATCATCTCTGTTAGCATGATATTAAATAAGGTTAATGGAGAAGTTGGAATGTTTTATCATTATTTTAGCTCTAAGCAAGAGCTATTTTACAAATCATTAGAGCATTTCACTATTTTACAAATTAGTTAA
- a CDS encoding PadR family transcriptional regulator produces MDKIILGLLMLKKLTIYELRSVIEMNFTSMCSNSMGSIQAAIKKLLEKKMIVYEEFVENSVNKKFYSLTDAGKACFLEWVETSMVAGKVKDMELSKLFFMGFVPTQKRLSLIQSYIVDLKKEREQLENIKIQDINVAKLQYITYLEENQEQFNHFLQDTEHSNIQRDIQDIIDFELLTLKFGIDRTNFEIAWFENLKKKLINEWPNNSQNQGKGGS; encoded by the coding sequence ATGGACAAAATTATTTTAGGATTACTTATGCTTAAGAAGCTGACAATTTATGAACTGAGAAGTGTCATAGAAATGAATTTCACTTCGATGTGTAGCAACAGTATGGGAAGTATTCAAGCGGCAATAAAAAAGTTGCTTGAAAAGAAGATGATAGTGTATGAAGAGTTTGTTGAAAATAGTGTCAATAAGAAATTTTATTCATTAACGGATGCAGGAAAAGCATGTTTTTTAGAATGGGTAGAGACGTCTATGGTTGCAGGTAAAGTGAAGGATATGGAATTAAGTAAATTATTTTTTATGGGATTTGTTCCAACACAAAAAAGATTGTCACTAATTCAATCTTATATTGTTGACCTCAAAAAGGAAAGAGAGCAGTTGGAGAATATCAAAATACAAGACATCAATGTTGCAAAATTACAGTATATTACCTATCTAGAAGAAAATCAAGAACAGTTTAATCACTTTTTACAAGATACTGAACATTCCAACATACAAAGAGATATTCAAGATATAATTGATTTTGAGTTATTGACCTTAAAGTTTGGAATTGACAGGACAAATTTTGAAATAGCATGGTTTGAAAATTTAAAGAAGAAATTAATTAATGAGTGGCCAAACAATAGTCAGAATCAAGGAAAAGGGGGTAGCTAA
- a CDS encoding SDR family NAD(P)-dependent oxidoreductase, protein MKGTVIITGANSGIGKAAVFKFASEGYRIIMACRNIQISEPMCQEIIAKTKNINVDLLQLDISSRQSIYSFCETYKKKYNVLDILIHNAGHFKHGEKNFQRSIDGIELTFATNLFGPVLMTNLLLDMLAKSKNPKILNVCSTNIKHFFDERRKINFGVLSGETVEDKEYNSYKIYGDSKIALLMVTSMMKQEYKPYNISVNAIMVPATKMSKETIKKFNSYWKVLAFLQNIIIPKSEIIGEAYFSICTSNVYTGMTGKLINHQGKIVEMANDSISFIKSITSTDVYPPYVNNKETIEKVWTICKQYVENAKCNLLA, encoded by the coding sequence ATGAAAGGAACTGTAATAATAACTGGAGCTAATTCAGGGATAGGAAAGGCAGCAGTATTTAAGTTTGCATCAGAGGGTTATAGGATTATAATGGCATGTCGTAATATTCAGATTAGTGAACCCATGTGTCAGGAAATTATAGCTAAAACTAAAAATATTAATGTGGATTTGCTTCAACTAGATATTTCATCGAGACAATCAATTTATAGTTTTTGTGAGACCTATAAAAAAAAATACAATGTATTGGATATCTTAATCCATAATGCTGGACATTTTAAACATGGAGAAAAAAATTTTCAACGAAGTATTGATGGTATAGAATTAACATTTGCTACCAATCTATTTGGGCCAGTTCTTATGACCAATTTATTATTGGATATGCTTGCTAAATCAAAAAATCCTAAAATTCTAAATGTATGTAGTACAAATATAAAGCATTTTTTTGATGAAAGAAGAAAAATTAATTTTGGAGTTTTAAGTGGTGAAACTGTAGAAGATAAAGAATATAATTCTTATAAAATTTATGGAGATTCTAAAATAGCTTTACTTATGGTTACAAGTATGATGAAACAAGAATACAAGCCTTATAATATAAGTGTAAATGCAATTATGGTTCCAGCAACAAAAATGAGTAAAGAAACAATTAAGAAATTTAATTCGTATTGGAAAGTACTTGCATTTTTACAAAACATTATTATACCAAAATCAGAAATTATTGGAGAGGCTTACTTTTCGATTTGCACCTCTAATGTTTATACAGGTATGACTGGAAAACTAATAAATCACCAAGGAAAGATTGTTGAAATGGCTAATGACTCAATATCATTTATAAAAAGCATTACAAGCACAGATGTTTATCCACCTTATGTCAATAACAAAGAGACAATAGAGAAAGTATGGACTATATGTAAACAATATGTTGAAAATGCTAAATGTAATTTGCTAGCATAA
- a CDS encoding response regulator transcription factor, which translates to METYFDKKILLVDDEKDIINLIEEVLIKDGFKNIVKAYNGLDTISLCKIECPDVVILDIMLPDVDGIEVCKKIREFSYCSILFLSSKDDDIDKILGLSSGGDDYITKPFSPREVVFRVKSQLRRQQYQSVVSSENSIIRLGNITVDTEGCRVYKDENEIELTGREYQLLSYMAQNLNKIIGKESLYEQVWGVYSSICDNTIMVHIRHLREKIEDNPSNPKILITVKGLGYKLVNRVD; encoded by the coding sequence ATGGAAACATACTTTGATAAGAAAATATTACTTGTTGATGATGAAAAAGATATAATAAATTTAATTGAGGAAGTATTGATAAAGGATGGCTTTAAAAATATTGTTAAAGCTTATAATGGCTTAGATACGATTTCTTTGTGTAAGATAGAATGTCCAGATGTTGTTATTCTCGACATAATGTTACCTGATGTAGATGGCATAGAAGTGTGCAAAAAAATTAGAGAGTTTTCATATTGTTCAATTCTCTTTCTTTCATCAAAAGATGATGATATTGACAAGATACTTGGTCTTAGTAGTGGAGGAGATGATTATATAACAAAGCCATTTAGTCCAAGAGAAGTTGTTTTTAGAGTCAAATCTCAGTTGCGTAGACAACAATATCAAAGTGTTGTATCATCAGAAAATTCAATAATTAGGTTAGGTAATATTACAGTTGATACAGAAGGATGCCGTGTGTATAAAGATGAAAATGAAATTGAGTTAACAGGTAGAGAATATCAGCTTTTAAGTTATATGGCTCAAAATTTAAATAAAATTATAGGAAAAGAAAGTCTTTATGAACAGGTATGGGGTGTATATAGTAGTATATGCGACAATACAATTATGGTACATATAAGACATCTAAGAGAAAAGATTGAAGATAATCCTTCAAATCCTAAAATACTTATAACAGTCAAAGGGCTTGGATATAAGCTTGTGAATAGAGTTGATTAG